A single window of Pirellulales bacterium DNA harbors:
- a CDS encoding ABC transporter permease, which translates to MKQVAHSPRRPVTRHPLVQIVLSRLREFYREPEAVFWVYGFPILMVVALGIAFRNQPERPIAVDIEAGPAASAVETALAKNERFHVRVGDVESCRQRLRLGKTDLVVLTGPSAQPNYEYWFDPGRPESALARSTIDDALQRAAGRQDAVSTSIREMTDPGGRYIDFLVPGLLGMSLMGGGLWGVGFVTVDMRIRKLLKRLLATPMRKSHFLAGIMVSRLLFMVPEVLVLLVFARLAFGVVNAGSLGAIIALVLLGAFSFAGIGLLVASRAKTVEAVSGLMNLVMLPMWMLSGIFFSSDRFPEMAQPFIRILPLTQLIEALRAVMLEGASLASQTGNIAALACWGAVSFLLALRLFRWT; encoded by the coding sequence ATGAAACAAGTAGCCCATTCGCCGCGCCGTCCCGTCACCCGCCATCCGCTCGTGCAAATCGTGCTGTCGCGGCTCCGCGAATTCTATCGCGAGCCCGAGGCCGTGTTTTGGGTCTATGGCTTTCCGATCTTGATGGTCGTTGCGTTAGGAATCGCATTCCGTAATCAGCCCGAGCGGCCCATTGCGGTCGACATCGAAGCCGGTCCGGCGGCGAGTGCCGTGGAGACAGCTTTAGCGAAGAACGAACGCTTTCACGTCCGAGTCGGCGACGTCGAATCTTGTCGCCAGCGTTTGCGGCTGGGTAAAACCGATTTGGTTGTGCTCACAGGCCCCTCGGCACAGCCCAACTATGAATATTGGTTCGATCCAGGCCGCCCAGAAAGTGCGCTCGCGCGCAGCACCATCGACGACGCTCTACAGCGTGCCGCCGGCCGCCAAGACGCCGTCTCGACCAGCATTCGCGAGATGACCGATCCCGGCGGACGCTACATCGACTTTCTCGTGCCAGGCCTGCTGGGCATGAGCCTGATGGGAGGGGGACTATGGGGCGTGGGATTCGTGACGGTCGACATGCGAATTCGCAAGCTGCTGAAGCGACTGCTCGCGACTCCGATGCGCAAGAGCCACTTCCTCGCGGGGATCATGGTCAGCCGGCTGCTGTTCATGGTGCCCGAGGTGCTTGTCTTGCTCGTTTTCGCCCGTCTCGCCTTTGGCGTGGTCAATGCGGGAAGCTTGGGAGCGATCATTGCGCTGGTGCTGCTGGGTGCTTTCAGCTTTGCTGGCATCGGCCTGTTGGTTGCCAGCCGCGCCAAGACCGTGGAAGCGGTCAGTGGATTGATGAACCTGGTGATGCTGCCGATGTGGATGCTTTCGGGAATCTTCTTTTCGTCGGATCGCTTCCCGGAAATGGCGCAGCCGTTTATTCGCATTTTGCCGCTGACGCAATTGATCGAGGCGCTGCGCGCCGTCATGCTGGAGGGGGCGTCACTGGCATCGCAGACCGGTAATATCGCGGCACTTGCGTGCTGGGGAGCCGTTTCGTTTTTGTTGGCGCTAAGGCTCTTTCGCTGGACCTAG
- a CDS encoding CehA/McbA family metallohydrolase encodes MFVRHFDWAIYPTSSLLRFAFLAMSLVLCAATQHGCDQPTTTCALTLELVDRATGQPLPGIVQAHDARGERIKLSALVNRGQGVEAAGPIHDWWVLPKSTTVTVPAAPLVFTALAGLETELAQERVDLTGRTEAKLRIPLERFFNAHKDGLLAGNTHLHLMKLSKREADRYLEQVPRADGLDIVFLSYLERAKADLEYTSNNYTPGDLAALSRGHVHFGHGEEHRHNFGSHGEGYGHILLLDIPYIIRPVSVGPGLMGQGPDSPPLQVGIDKARQAGGKVVWAHNLYGFEDIPNWITGRVHANNIFDGSERGSYKDTYYRYLNIGLKVPFSTGTDWFIYDFSRAYVTTDPQRPITPTEWLDRLAAGKSFITNGPLLNFTVDGQAVGSTLDLAEPAEVAVYGRADGRMDFKRIEVVRNGRIVASAPSRREGNHFVAELHVSMAIDSPAWLTLRTPPPPVADDPELQEPVAANEFGCHLFAHSSPVYVQVGGRGVFDAETATGLLAEMQADKKKIDMRATLPTPKERQDVLAVYEEAIAALQKRLEQ; translated from the coding sequence ATGTTTGTTCGGCACTTTGATTGGGCTATCTACCCTACCAGCAGTCTTCTGCGGTTTGCCTTCTTGGCGATGAGCCTAGTGCTCTGCGCGGCCACGCAGCATGGCTGCGACCAACCCACCACGACGTGCGCGCTAACCCTGGAACTGGTCGATCGCGCAACGGGTCAACCATTACCGGGAATCGTGCAAGCGCATGACGCACGCGGAGAGCGAATCAAATTAAGCGCGCTCGTCAATCGCGGACAGGGTGTCGAAGCAGCCGGACCGATCCACGACTGGTGGGTTCTCCCAAAATCAACGACGGTAACTGTGCCGGCAGCGCCGCTGGTCTTTACGGCCCTCGCCGGACTTGAAACCGAATTGGCCCAAGAGCGCGTCGACCTCACTGGTCGGACCGAGGCGAAATTAAGGATTCCGCTGGAGAGATTTTTCAACGCCCACAAAGACGGGTTGCTGGCCGGTAACACGCACTTGCACCTGATGAAGCTCAGCAAGCGCGAAGCCGACCGCTATCTTGAGCAAGTTCCACGCGCCGATGGATTGGACATCGTTTTCCTATCCTATCTCGAACGAGCCAAAGCCGACCTGGAATACACGAGCAACAATTACACACCGGGCGATCTGGCTGCACTGTCGCGGGGGCACGTCCACTTTGGACACGGCGAAGAACATCGCCATAACTTCGGCTCGCACGGCGAAGGGTACGGGCATATTCTGCTATTGGATATTCCGTATATCATCCGCCCCGTCAGTGTCGGCCCAGGGCTTATGGGTCAGGGGCCAGACTCGCCGCCGCTACAGGTCGGCATCGATAAAGCGCGGCAAGCTGGCGGCAAAGTCGTCTGGGCGCACAACCTTTACGGGTTCGAAGACATTCCGAATTGGATCACCGGCCGGGTACACGCCAACAATATCTTCGATGGCAGCGAACGCGGTAGTTACAAAGACACGTACTACCGCTATCTGAACATCGGGCTGAAGGTGCCCTTCTCGACCGGTACCGATTGGTTCATCTACGACTTTTCGCGCGCTTACGTGACGACCGATCCACAAAGACCAATTACACCCACCGAGTGGCTTGACCGCCTTGCAGCTGGTAAGTCCTTCATTACGAACGGCCCACTTCTGAATTTCACGGTTGATGGCCAGGCAGTTGGTAGCACGTTGGATCTGGCCGAGCCTGCCGAGGTAGCGGTTTATGGTCGTGCGGATGGGAGAATGGACTTCAAGCGAATCGAGGTCGTCCGGAATGGCCGGATCGTTGCCTCAGCTCCCAGCCGACGCGAAGGAAACCACTTTGTCGCCGAGTTGCATGTATCGATGGCAATCGATTCACCGGCATGGCTTACGCTGCGGACCCCTCCTCCGCCCGTGGCAGACGACCCGGAATTGCAAGAACCGGTCGCGGCCAACGAGTTTGGCTGCCATCTGTTCGCCCATTCCAGTCCGGTTTACGTTCAGGTGGGTGGGCGGGGAGTTTTCGATGCAGAGACCGCGACCGGCCTGCTGGCGGAGATGCAGGCTGACAAGAAAAAAATCGACATGCGTGCGACCCTCCCCACGCCGAAAGAGCGTCAGGACGTGTTGGCCGTCTACGAAGAGGCTATCGCGGCGTTGCAAAAGCGTTTGGAGCAGTGA